A region from the Acyrthosiphon pisum isolate AL4f chromosome A1, pea_aphid_22Mar2018_4r6ur, whole genome shotgun sequence genome encodes:
- the LOC100167300 gene encoding sorting nexin-27 isoform X1 — MSSKVPAGPREVTITKSITGFGFNVRGQVSEGGQLKSINGQLYAPLQHVSAVLEGGAAYDAGIRKGDRILEVNNVNVEGSTHKQVVDLIKSGGDVLTLTVISVTPQEAERLEPSEDQSVYNYIDYSDKRSLPISVPDYHTVDKDGDKYVVFNIYMAGRHLCSKRYSEFANLHANLKREFIGYSFPKLPGKWPFTLSEQQLDSRRRGLELYLEKVCAVRVIAECEIMQDFLADSGNIQNIDSIVDLKIILPDREIVVIRTKKNATADSVYNSVIDKIQMAENTAVYFYLFEIVEYNFERKIQPNEVAHQLYVQNYRTASASCLCIKRWLFNPAVETRLIESDNLAATFIFWSTIDEVDRNHIIVGDRLYELKALQDSSKKLDYLKMAKELPGYGEVIFPHCPCDSRKTGHVMAAVGYLGLRLIACTEDGTLENQIVEFTWKTIKCWEVDESNGLFSFQFQREEKSPKCVKLHTPYFTFLADCFNRIQEESWKIKTP, encoded by the exons ATGTCGTCGAAAGTACCGGCGGGCCCCCGTGAAGTCACGATAACAAAGAGCATCACCGGCTTTGGATTTAATGTTCGTGGACAGGTTAGCGAGGGCGGTCAACTTAAGAGCATAAATGGTCAACTCTACGCTCCTTTGCAGCACGTCAGTGCTGTACTCGAAGGAGGAGCCGCTTACGACGCGGGGATTCGAAAAGGAGACAGGATCCTCGAAGT GAATAATGTGAATGTCGAAGGATCAACACACAAACAAGTTGTGGACTTGATCAAATCGGGTGGTGATGTGTTGACGCTGACGGTAATTTCCGTTACACCTCaa gaagCCGAAAGACTTGAACCAAGTGAAGATCAatctgtatataattatatagattatagtgaTAAAAGATCATTACCAATTTCTGTACCAGATTATCATACAGTTGATAAAGATGGAGACAAATATGTG gtGTTCAATATATATATGGCTGGTCGACATCTGTGTTCAAAAAGATATAGTGAATTTGCCAATCTACATGCTAACCTCAAAAGAGAGTTTATTGGGTACAGTTTTCCTAAACTCCCGGGAAAGTGGCCATTTAC GTTAAGTGAACAACAACTTGATTCTAGAAGAAGGGGTTTGGAATTATACTTGGAAAAGGTATGTGCTGTTCGTGTTATAGCTGAATGTGAAATAATGCAAGATTTTCTTGCTGATTCTGGTAACATACAG aatatcGACTCCATagtggatttaaaaataatattacctgacCGAGAAATAGTAGTTAttagaactaaaaaaaatgcaacagCTGATAGTGTTTACAACAgtgttattgataaaatacaaatgGCTGAAAATACAgcagtttatttttacctatttgaAATTGTTGAGTATAATTTTG aaaggAAAATTCAACCGAATGAAGTAGCTCATCAACTTTATGTTCAAAACTACCGGACAGCGAGTGCTAGTTGTTTATGTATAAAGCGATGGTTATTTAATCCAGCTGTTGAAACTCGTCTCATAGAATCAGATAATTTAGCTGCTACGTTTATTTTCTGGAGTACTATAGACGAAGTTGATCGTAATCATATCATTGTAGGAGACCGTTTATATGAGCTAAAAGCTTTGCAAGATTCTTCCAAAAAATTAGAT TATTTAAAAATGGCTAAAGAATTACCTGGTTATGGTGAAGTAATATTTCCACATTGTCCGTGTGACTCTCGAAAGACTGGTCATGTAATGGCAGCAGTTGGTTATTTAGGTCTTAGACTTATAGCATGTACTGAAGATGGTACTCTTGag AATCAAATTGTTGAATTCACATGGAAAACTATCAAATGCTGGGAGGTTGATGAGTCTAATGGATTATTTAGTTTTCAGTTTCAACGTGAAGAAAAAAGCCCCAAATGTGTTAAATTACACACTCCTTAT TTTACATTCCTAGCAGACTGCTTTAATCGAATACAAGAGGAATCATGGAAAATTAAAACaccataa
- the LOC100167300 gene encoding sorting nexin-27 isoform X2, with product MFSILRLNKFMQEAERLEPSEDQSVYNYIDYSDKRSLPISVPDYHTVDKDGDKYVVFNIYMAGRHLCSKRYSEFANLHANLKREFIGYSFPKLPGKWPFTLSEQQLDSRRRGLELYLEKVCAVRVIAECEIMQDFLADSGNIQNIDSIVDLKIILPDREIVVIRTKKNATADSVYNSVIDKIQMAENTAVYFYLFEIVEYNFERKIQPNEVAHQLYVQNYRTASASCLCIKRWLFNPAVETRLIESDNLAATFIFWSTIDEVDRNHIIVGDRLYELKALQDSSKKLDYLKMAKELPGYGEVIFPHCPCDSRKTGHVMAAVGYLGLRLIACTEDGTLENQIVEFTWKTIKCWEVDESNGLFSFQFQREEKSPKCVKLHTPYFTFLADCFNRIQEESWKIKTP from the exons atgttttccaTTTTAAGACTGAACAAATTCATGCAG gaagCCGAAAGACTTGAACCAAGTGAAGATCAatctgtatataattatatagattatagtgaTAAAAGATCATTACCAATTTCTGTACCAGATTATCATACAGTTGATAAAGATGGAGACAAATATGTG gtGTTCAATATATATATGGCTGGTCGACATCTGTGTTCAAAAAGATATAGTGAATTTGCCAATCTACATGCTAACCTCAAAAGAGAGTTTATTGGGTACAGTTTTCCTAAACTCCCGGGAAAGTGGCCATTTAC GTTAAGTGAACAACAACTTGATTCTAGAAGAAGGGGTTTGGAATTATACTTGGAAAAGGTATGTGCTGTTCGTGTTATAGCTGAATGTGAAATAATGCAAGATTTTCTTGCTGATTCTGGTAACATACAG aatatcGACTCCATagtggatttaaaaataatattacctgacCGAGAAATAGTAGTTAttagaactaaaaaaaatgcaacagCTGATAGTGTTTACAACAgtgttattgataaaatacaaatgGCTGAAAATACAgcagtttatttttacctatttgaAATTGTTGAGTATAATTTTG aaaggAAAATTCAACCGAATGAAGTAGCTCATCAACTTTATGTTCAAAACTACCGGACAGCGAGTGCTAGTTGTTTATGTATAAAGCGATGGTTATTTAATCCAGCTGTTGAAACTCGTCTCATAGAATCAGATAATTTAGCTGCTACGTTTATTTTCTGGAGTACTATAGACGAAGTTGATCGTAATCATATCATTGTAGGAGACCGTTTATATGAGCTAAAAGCTTTGCAAGATTCTTCCAAAAAATTAGAT TATTTAAAAATGGCTAAAGAATTACCTGGTTATGGTGAAGTAATATTTCCACATTGTCCGTGTGACTCTCGAAAGACTGGTCATGTAATGGCAGCAGTTGGTTATTTAGGTCTTAGACTTATAGCATGTACTGAAGATGGTACTCTTGag AATCAAATTGTTGAATTCACATGGAAAACTATCAAATGCTGGGAGGTTGATGAGTCTAATGGATTATTTAGTTTTCAGTTTCAACGTGAAGAAAAAAGCCCCAAATGTGTTAAATTACACACTCCTTAT TTTACATTCCTAGCAGACTGCTTTAATCGAATACAAGAGGAATCATGGAAAATTAAAACaccataa